From a single Sander vitreus isolate 19-12246 chromosome 2, sanVit1, whole genome shotgun sequence genomic region:
- the LOC144531151 gene encoding uncharacterized protein LOC144531151, protein MGGAAWGGDVGWCGYSARAGFLSQSAPGDRDTEMFTEGSIFLLCLVSVSRSAPLGCEVLVRPLNQLDPHHLEGRWALVADSLSTPILENPTGSMTVYFSNSSETSVYSYTQGNRLDDQCFYLFYNFSIESSTFTHNLDDFFNLTGSFLYTSCPDCLVIRWVLERETRASVDFYLFSRRRQLEQKEMEEFRAQVECLNMPPPAVMDPTKELCPKQTTSDPAAHTDAKTEVQKA, encoded by the coding sequence atgggtggggctgcatggggTGGTgatgtgggctggtgtggctacagtgccagggctggatttttgtcccagtccgcccctggagacagagatacagaaatgtttactgagggttccatctttctcctctgcCTGGTGTCTGTGAGCCGTTCAGCTCCTCTGGGTTGTGAAGTCTTGGTCCGGCCTTTGAATCAATTGGATCCTCATCATTTGGAGGGCAGATGGGCTTTAGTTGCAGACAGTCTGAGCACACCCATACTAGAAAATCCCACAGGCAGCATGACCGTGTACTTCTCCAATTCCAGTGAAACCTCTGTCTATTCCTACACTCAGGGCAATCGTTTGGATGACCAGTGCTTTTATCTGTTTTACAACTTCTCAATAGAAAGCAGCACTTTCACCCATAATCTGGACGATTTCTTCAACCTCACCGGGTCCTTCCTGTATACATCCTGTCCAGACTGTCTCGTGATTCGCTGGGTTCTGGAGAGAGAGACTAGGGCGTCAGTAGACTTCTACCTGTTCAGCAGGAGGAGACAGCTGGAGCAGAAGGAGATGGAGGAGTTCAGAGCTCAGGTGGAGTGTCTGAACATGCCTCCACCTGCTGTGATGGATCCTACCAAGGAGCTTTGTCCAAAACAGACCACCAGTGATCCAGCAGCTCACACTGATGCAAAGACAGAGGTACAAAAGGCCTAA
- the palm3 gene encoding paralemmin-3 isoform X2, with protein sequence MDETEKYNQRLKAIAEKRRLQEEQDRARRDMEDEKLRLQQLKRKSLRDQWLMEGAPLSPTSPDSQSPRSPLWGAQENEKRIDKLQSESQQLEEEEEKLKEQMKHGQTEAVEVAEAGAEMVVQNGDNIAIGSEDKVKTNQSALLDETAAVLTNGGGDLEADPNHDTTTTNGLVVASEGVISMTLEPELSLGVSEAEPGRVLNVKINGEEEEGTVVMRAECVIITDDGDDVPKDLAPQEDQRETMQSEETPLPNPEGGQDGGEAVEEVVKTEAAPETFTQPEKSEATERIAEAPAATGDGDVQGAVKTNENGDRETKTEGQYRQWEDPTSVQVQSPANAPEGTAVVLVPVYSKMQPSTLTLELEAEAEAEAALKAQDPAPLPGQFQEVPLADPQEIQRTEARPEEKEPLLSQAKAPDTQAKPAAAASTETHSPTRASQGEETQAPKHKTCQCCSVM encoded by the exons GAGAAGCGTCGGCTGCAGGAGGAGCAGGACAGAGCCAGGAGAGACATGGAGGATGAGAAGCTCAGACTACAGCAGCTCAAG AGGAAGTCTCTGAGGGACCAGTGGCTGATGGAGGGAGCTCCCTTGTCCCCAACCTCCCCGGACTCCCAGAGCCCCCGCTCCCCTCTTTGGGGCGCCCAGGAGAATGAAAAGCGAATTGacaa GTTGCAGTCAGAGAGTCAGCAgttggaagaggaggaagagaagctGAAGGAACAGATGAAGCATGGCCAAACG GAGGCAGTGGAAGTGGCAGAGGCTGGAGCAG AAATGGTTGTGCAGAACGGAGACAACATTGCAATAGGATCGG AAGATAAAGTAAAGACAAACCAAAGCGCGCTACTGGATGAAACCGCAGCTGTCCTTACCAATGGCGGAGGAGACTTGGAAGCAGACCCCAATCacgacactaccaccaccaacGGACTGGTTGTAGCCTCTGAGGGTGTTATTAGCATGACATTGGAGCCTGAGTTAAGCCTGGGTGTTTCTGAGGCAGAGCCTGGTCGGGTTCTAAATGTCAAGATTAatggggaggaggaagaagggacTGTGGTGATGAGAGCTGAATGTGTGATCATCACAGATGACGGGGATGATGTACCTAAGGATCTTGCACCACAGGAAGATCAGCGGGAGACCATGCAGTCAGAGGAAACCCCTCTGCCGAATCCAGAAGGAGGCCAAGATGGAGGGGAGGCTGTGGAGGAGGTAGTAAAAACAGAAGCCGCTCCAGAAACTTTCACACAACCAGAGAAGAGTGAGGCAACTGAACGCATTGCGGAGGCACCAGCAGCAACTGGAGATGGAGACGTGCAGGGTGCCGTGAAGACAAATGAAAATGGAGATCGAGAGACGAAAACTGAAGGACAGTATAGACAATGGGAGGACCCAACCTCTGTGCAGGTGCAGTCCCCAGCCAATGCTCCAGAGGGCACTGCAGTGGTTTTGGTGCCTGTCTACTCTAAGATGCAACCCTCTACTCTCACCCTCGAGCTAGAGGCTGAGGCTGAAGCTGAGGCAGCATTAAAAGCCCAAGACCCTGCCCCTCTGCCTGGCCAGTTCCAGGAGGTGCCCCTGGCTGATCCCCAGGAGATCCAGAGGACAGAGGCAAGGCCGGAGGAGAAGGAACCCCTTCTGTCACAGGCCAAAGCCCCCGACACCCAAGCAAAGCCAGCAGCAGCTGccagcacagaaacacacagcccGACCAGGGCTAGCCAGGGAGAGGAGACCCAGGCACCCAAACACAAAACCTGCCAGTGCTGCTCTGTCATGTAA
- the misp3 gene encoding uncharacterized protein misp3 isoform X2: MELSNQGGAASQGSGYVVAVRKPHNRAGERTEAESKQTGGEGGQKESGLKRNKAVGQKHGGGLLTFLKTIQTQELKTKKHSFVSSKHTRMESDSYDDSQSDSGVSADFSPCSTLEGNTISTGTPAAIPKETPIEREIRRAIEREHSLRRSRGLPNPPTSPEYVDIPLRKTVLCQPINAQSERCQGKDRQFAGKKMQHEIHEEAQREQDLVNLGKVPGFYDKGTVRQVKERKQLFEAFQKPKDSILTLSARSKATSWSSASDISTLENEDDMSSQASTIGGSYEERIPTQSPNLGGGFTSLTPRGPGFSEGTACQVIILENNLSVPAQKLYHVKPEAEPFTVVDSSPNISSSRTEGHGGIKVREQEKEEEEEEVTPKENPFFKLRTSTNLVKVEQDIREAQEREKELHRQRISLYGGTEGAKGGGGGGERPVSTEGKSPTLSSSSLSGLSVPDLPGSSSRGGTRPTAARQSVGKFGMWPPAQAEKEKINQPEVLQSPRTPRQKTPLVQRWESGLVNGHNIEDD; this comes from the exons ATGGAGCTGTCCAATCAGGGCGGGGCAGCTTCTCAAGGCTCTGGTTATGTTGTAGCTGTGAGAAAACCGCACAACAGGGCGGGGGAAAGGACAGAGGCAGAAAGCAAGCAAACAGGTGGAGAGggaggacagaaagagagtgGACTCAAAAGAAACAAGGCGGTTGGGCAGAAACACGGTGGAGGactgttgacatttttaaaaacaatccaAACACAAGagttaaagacaaaaaaacacagctttgTATCTTCTAAACACACCAGGATGGAAAGTGACTCCTATGATGATAGCCAGAGTGACAGTGGAGTTTCAGCGGACTTCTCCCCATGCAGCACTTTGGAGGGCAACACCATCTCTACAGGCACTCCAGCAGCTATACCCAAAGAGACTCCCATTGAGAGGGAGATCCGACGGGCTATAGAGCGTGAACACAGCCTGAGAAGGTCTAGAGGTCTTCCAAATCCACCCACTTCGCCAGAGTATGTAGACATCCCTTTAAGGAAAACTGTTCTCTGCCAGCCGATAAATGCTCAGTCTGAGAGGTGTCAAGGTAAAGACAGGCAGTTTGCAGGCAAGAAGATGCAGCATGAGATCCATGAGGAGGCCCAGAGGGAACAGGATCTGGTCAATCTTGGGAAAGTTCCAGGTTTCTATGACAAAGGCACTGTACGCCAAGTCAAGGAGAGGAAACAGCTTTTTGAGGCCTTTCAGAAACCCAAAGACTCAATTTTGACTCTGTCAGCCAGGAGTAAGGCCACGTCCTGGTCCTCTGCCAGTGACATTTCAACCCTGGAGAACGAGGACGACATGTCATCACAGGCATCCACCATAGGAGGCTCATATGAGGAGAGGATTCCCACACAGAGCCCAAACCTAGGAGGGGGTTTCACTTCTTTGACCCCCCGAGGACCAGGCTTCTCTGAGGGGACAGCCTGTCAGGTCATCATCCTAGAGAACAATCTGAGTGTCCCAGCACAGAAGCTCTACCACGTCAAACCAGAGGCAGAGCCCTTTACTGTAGTCGACTCAAGTCCTAACATCTCATCATCCAGGACAGAAGGACATGGTGGGATTAAAGTGAGAGAgcaggaaaaggaggaggaagaggaggaggtgacaCCCAAGGAGAACCCCTTTTTCAAACTGCGCACCTCAACAAATTTAGTCAAAGTGGAGCAGGACATCCGGGAGGCtcaagagagggagaaggagctTCACAGGCAGAGGATCAGTCTGTATGGGGGTACAGAGGGTGCaaaaggagggggaggaggaggagagaggccaGTCAGCACAGAAGGAAAGAGTCCCActttgtcttcttcttcactgaGTGGACTGTCTGTTCCTGACTTACCTGGCTCATCATCCAGAGGGGGAACTAGACCCACAGCAG CACGCCAGTCAGTTGGCAAGTTCGGCATGTGGCCCCCTGCCCAGGCTGAAAAGGAGAAGATTAACCAGCCAGAG GTCCTCCAGAGTCCCCGGACCCCCAGACAGAAGACCCCTCTGGTACAACGCTGGGAGTCAGGTCTAGTCAACGGGCACAACATAGAAGACGACTGA
- the palm3 gene encoding paralemmin-3 isoform X1, with amino-acid sequence MDETEKYNQRLKAIAEKRRLQEEQDRARRDMEDEKLRLQQLKRKSLRDQWLMEGAPLSPTSPDSQSPRSPLWGAQENEKRIDKLQSESQQLEEEEEKLKEQMKHGQTQEAVEVAEAGAEMVVQNGDNIAIGSEDKVKTNQSALLDETAAVLTNGGGDLEADPNHDTTTTNGLVVASEGVISMTLEPELSLGVSEAEPGRVLNVKINGEEEEGTVVMRAECVIITDDGDDVPKDLAPQEDQRETMQSEETPLPNPEGGQDGGEAVEEVVKTEAAPETFTQPEKSEATERIAEAPAATGDGDVQGAVKTNENGDRETKTEGQYRQWEDPTSVQVQSPANAPEGTAVVLVPVYSKMQPSTLTLELEAEAEAEAALKAQDPAPLPGQFQEVPLADPQEIQRTEARPEEKEPLLSQAKAPDTQAKPAAAASTETHSPTRASQGEETQAPKHKTCQCCSVM; translated from the exons GAGAAGCGTCGGCTGCAGGAGGAGCAGGACAGAGCCAGGAGAGACATGGAGGATGAGAAGCTCAGACTACAGCAGCTCAAG AGGAAGTCTCTGAGGGACCAGTGGCTGATGGAGGGAGCTCCCTTGTCCCCAACCTCCCCGGACTCCCAGAGCCCCCGCTCCCCTCTTTGGGGCGCCCAGGAGAATGAAAAGCGAATTGacaa GTTGCAGTCAGAGAGTCAGCAgttggaagaggaggaagagaagctGAAGGAACAGATGAAGCATGGCCAAACG CAGGAGGCAGTGGAAGTGGCAGAGGCTGGAGCAG AAATGGTTGTGCAGAACGGAGACAACATTGCAATAGGATCGG AAGATAAAGTAAAGACAAACCAAAGCGCGCTACTGGATGAAACCGCAGCTGTCCTTACCAATGGCGGAGGAGACTTGGAAGCAGACCCCAATCacgacactaccaccaccaacGGACTGGTTGTAGCCTCTGAGGGTGTTATTAGCATGACATTGGAGCCTGAGTTAAGCCTGGGTGTTTCTGAGGCAGAGCCTGGTCGGGTTCTAAATGTCAAGATTAatggggaggaggaagaagggacTGTGGTGATGAGAGCTGAATGTGTGATCATCACAGATGACGGGGATGATGTACCTAAGGATCTTGCACCACAGGAAGATCAGCGGGAGACCATGCAGTCAGAGGAAACCCCTCTGCCGAATCCAGAAGGAGGCCAAGATGGAGGGGAGGCTGTGGAGGAGGTAGTAAAAACAGAAGCCGCTCCAGAAACTTTCACACAACCAGAGAAGAGTGAGGCAACTGAACGCATTGCGGAGGCACCAGCAGCAACTGGAGATGGAGACGTGCAGGGTGCCGTGAAGACAAATGAAAATGGAGATCGAGAGACGAAAACTGAAGGACAGTATAGACAATGGGAGGACCCAACCTCTGTGCAGGTGCAGTCCCCAGCCAATGCTCCAGAGGGCACTGCAGTGGTTTTGGTGCCTGTCTACTCTAAGATGCAACCCTCTACTCTCACCCTCGAGCTAGAGGCTGAGGCTGAAGCTGAGGCAGCATTAAAAGCCCAAGACCCTGCCCCTCTGCCTGGCCAGTTCCAGGAGGTGCCCCTGGCTGATCCCCAGGAGATCCAGAGGACAGAGGCAAGGCCGGAGGAGAAGGAACCCCTTCTGTCACAGGCCAAAGCCCCCGACACCCAAGCAAAGCCAGCAGCAGCTGccagcacagaaacacacagcccGACCAGGGCTAGCCAGGGAGAGGAGACCCAGGCACCCAAACACAAAACCTGCCAGTGCTGCTCTGTCATGTAA
- the LOC144531143 gene encoding uncharacterized protein LOC144531143: protein MFAIFATFLLCLMSVSRSAPLVCEKLVQPLNQLDPHHLEGRWALVAGSLNNLPSMEALRLRDSITMYISNSSETSNFSYTQINRFGDQCQYLHYKILVKGSTFTFDVGNRFELNGTLLYTSCPDCVVMRWIVKSNKRQSEDLYLLSRRREVEEKELDEFKAQLNCHQLPTPVVKDHTKELCPQLPESRPTAATVQIEEKTEE from the coding sequence ATGTTTGCTATTTTTGCTACCTTTCTCCTCTGCTTGATGTCTGTGAGCCGTTCAGCTCCTCTGGTCTGTGAAAAATTGGTCCAGCCTTTGAATCAGCTGGATCCTCATCATTTGGAGGGCAGATGGGCTTTAGTTGCAGGCAGTCTCAACAACCTGCCCTCCATGGAGGCCCTGAGACTAAGAGACAGCATCACTATGTACATCTCCAACTCCAGTGAAACGTCCAACTTCTCTTATACCCAAATCAACCGCTTTGGTGATCAATGCCAGTACCTGCACTACAAAATCTTGGTAAAGGGCAGCACTTTCACCTTTGATGTGGGGAATCGCTTCGAGCTCAACGGGACTTTACTCTATACGTCCTGTCCAGACTGTGTCGTTATGCGGTGGATTGTGAAGTCAAACAAGAGGCAATCTGAAGACTTGTACCTGCTGAGCAGAAggagggaggtggaggagaaggAGTTGGATGAGTTCAAGGCTCAGCTGAATTGTCATCAGCTGCCTACACCTGTTGTTAAGGATCATACCAAGGAGCTTTGTCCACAACTACCCGAGAGCCgaccaacagcagcaacagttcAGATTGAAGAGAAAACAGAGGAATAA
- the misp3 gene encoding uncharacterized protein misp3 isoform X1 yields the protein MELSNQGGAASQGSGYVVAVRKPHNRAGERTEAESKQTGGEGGQKESGLKRNKAVGQKHGGGLLTFLKTIQTQELKTKKHSFVSSKHTRMESDSYDDSQSDSGVSADFSPCSTLEGNTISTGTPAAIPKETPIEREIRRAIEREHSLRRSRGLPNPPTSPEYVDIPLRKTVLCQPINAQSERCQGKDRQFAGKKMQHEIHEEAQREQDLVNLGKVPGFYDKGTVRQVKERKQLFEAFQKPKDSILTLSARSKATSWSSASDISTLENEDDMSSQASTIGGSYEERIPTQSPNLGGGFTSLTPRGPGFSEGTACQVIILENNLSVPAQKLYHVKPEAEPFTVVDSSPNISSSRTEGHGGIKVREQEKEEEEEEVTPKENPFFKLRTSTNLVKVEQDIREAQEREKELHRQRISLYGGTEGAKGGGGGGERPVSTEGKSPTLSSSSLSGLSVPDLPGSSSRGGTRPTAARQSVGKFGMWPPAQAEKEKINQPEVGPMKKCSWEDVSISFHQIWAKTSDNILNTQSSRVPGPPDRRPLWYNAGSQV from the exons ATGGAGCTGTCCAATCAGGGCGGGGCAGCTTCTCAAGGCTCTGGTTATGTTGTAGCTGTGAGAAAACCGCACAACAGGGCGGGGGAAAGGACAGAGGCAGAAAGCAAGCAAACAGGTGGAGAGggaggacagaaagagagtgGACTCAAAAGAAACAAGGCGGTTGGGCAGAAACACGGTGGAGGactgttgacatttttaaaaacaatccaAACACAAGagttaaagacaaaaaaacacagctttgTATCTTCTAAACACACCAGGATGGAAAGTGACTCCTATGATGATAGCCAGAGTGACAGTGGAGTTTCAGCGGACTTCTCCCCATGCAGCACTTTGGAGGGCAACACCATCTCTACAGGCACTCCAGCAGCTATACCCAAAGAGACTCCCATTGAGAGGGAGATCCGACGGGCTATAGAGCGTGAACACAGCCTGAGAAGGTCTAGAGGTCTTCCAAATCCACCCACTTCGCCAGAGTATGTAGACATCCCTTTAAGGAAAACTGTTCTCTGCCAGCCGATAAATGCTCAGTCTGAGAGGTGTCAAGGTAAAGACAGGCAGTTTGCAGGCAAGAAGATGCAGCATGAGATCCATGAGGAGGCCCAGAGGGAACAGGATCTGGTCAATCTTGGGAAAGTTCCAGGTTTCTATGACAAAGGCACTGTACGCCAAGTCAAGGAGAGGAAACAGCTTTTTGAGGCCTTTCAGAAACCCAAAGACTCAATTTTGACTCTGTCAGCCAGGAGTAAGGCCACGTCCTGGTCCTCTGCCAGTGACATTTCAACCCTGGAGAACGAGGACGACATGTCATCACAGGCATCCACCATAGGAGGCTCATATGAGGAGAGGATTCCCACACAGAGCCCAAACCTAGGAGGGGGTTTCACTTCTTTGACCCCCCGAGGACCAGGCTTCTCTGAGGGGACAGCCTGTCAGGTCATCATCCTAGAGAACAATCTGAGTGTCCCAGCACAGAAGCTCTACCACGTCAAACCAGAGGCAGAGCCCTTTACTGTAGTCGACTCAAGTCCTAACATCTCATCATCCAGGACAGAAGGACATGGTGGGATTAAAGTGAGAGAgcaggaaaaggaggaggaagaggaggaggtgacaCCCAAGGAGAACCCCTTTTTCAAACTGCGCACCTCAACAAATTTAGTCAAAGTGGAGCAGGACATCCGGGAGGCtcaagagagggagaaggagctTCACAGGCAGAGGATCAGTCTGTATGGGGGTACAGAGGGTGCaaaaggagggggaggaggaggagagaggccaGTCAGCACAGAAGGAAAGAGTCCCActttgtcttcttcttcactgaGTGGACTGTCTGTTCCTGACTTACCTGGCTCATCATCCAGAGGGGGAACTAGACCCACAGCAG CACGCCAGTCAGTTGGCAAGTTCGGCATGTGGCCCCCTGCCCAGGCTGAAAAGGAGAAGATTAACCAGCCAGAG GTGGGTCCAATGAAGAAATGCTCTTGGGAGGATGTCAGCATCTCTTTTCACCAAATATGGGCCAAAACATCTGATAACATACTGAACACACA GTCCTCCAGAGTCCCCGGACCCCCAGACAGAAGACCCCTCTGGTACAACGCTGGGAGTCAGGTCTAG